A stretch of Flavobacterium sp. N2270 DNA encodes these proteins:
- a CDS encoding DUF6660 family protein: MKFLNYILSLYLVVLSCLPCADVEATSFTHTSSKIDTNHENHSHDKENDACSPFCVCNCCGQSVLSYVPAIVFNFHTPTVEIQTLNSIYKSNLYSNFFGSIWQPPQIV; the protein is encoded by the coding sequence GTGAAATTTTTAAACTACATATTATCACTGTATTTAGTAGTACTTTCATGTTTGCCTTGTGCAGATGTGGAAGCAACTAGTTTTACGCACACTTCTAGTAAAATAGACACAAACCACGAAAATCATTCACACGATAAGGAAAATGACGCTTGTTCTCCTTTTTGTGTTTGTAATTGTTGCGGACAAAGTGTTTTATCTTATGTTCCTGCAATAGTTTTTAATTTTCATACTCCAACAGTAGAAATTCAAACGCTAAACTCCATTTACAAATCTAATTTGTATTCCAATTTCTTTGGGAGTATTTGGCAACCACCTCAAATAGTATAA
- a CDS encoding site-specific integrase: MNTSVSILFYIKRAKVNSLGVCPIYARVTINAKRFEFSTNKYISPEKWSSEGTKVKGSNEEARTINSHLDYLKNQVLEAEKRLFKKDIPVSTENLKNELFGLAETKRMLVPIFQDHNNKIKELVGKEYAPGTLERYTTSLKHTIEFMQWKYNISDIDITKIDHAFITDYEFWLRSVRNCANNTAVKYIKNFNKIIKICLANDWIDKNPFANYKSKVKEVERVYLTEDEVQAIIEKEFKTERLSLVRDIFLFSCFTGLAYIDVKNLTKSHISFGIDGERWIFTHRQKTESASKIPILPVTQMIIDKYQNHPQSNNQEKLLPILSNQKMNAYLKEIATVCEIEKELTFHIARHTFATTVTLTNGVPIESVSKMLGHKNLRTTQHYAKVLDRKVSEDMKTLKDKFSSSFKLNSKEA; the protein is encoded by the coding sequence ATGAACACATCCGTATCAATTCTCTTTTACATTAAAAGAGCAAAAGTCAACAGTTTAGGAGTTTGCCCAATCTATGCAAGAGTTACTATCAATGCAAAACGTTTTGAGTTTAGTACCAATAAGTATATCAGTCCAGAAAAATGGTCATCAGAAGGTACTAAAGTTAAGGGTTCAAATGAAGAAGCTAGAACAATCAATAGTCATCTTGATTATTTAAAAAATCAAGTGTTAGAAGCTGAAAAAAGACTATTTAAAAAAGATATTCCTGTTAGTACTGAAAATCTTAAAAATGAATTGTTTGGATTAGCTGAGACTAAACGAATGTTAGTTCCTATTTTCCAAGACCACAACAACAAAATCAAAGAATTAGTTGGTAAAGAATATGCACCTGGAACATTAGAGCGTTACACCACTTCTTTGAAACATACCATTGAGTTCATGCAATGGAAATATAATATTTCTGATATTGATATAACCAAGATTGATCACGCTTTTATAACCGATTATGAATTCTGGTTAAGAAGTGTTAGAAATTGTGCGAATAACACAGCTGTAAAATACATCAAGAACTTCAATAAAATTATCAAAATATGTTTGGCCAATGATTGGATTGATAAAAATCCATTTGCAAATTATAAATCAAAAGTTAAAGAAGTCGAACGAGTATATTTAACCGAAGATGAAGTTCAAGCTATAATTGAAAAGGAATTTAAAACAGAAAGACTTTCATTAGTTCGCGATATATTCCTTTTTAGCTGCTTTACTGGTTTGGCTTACATAGATGTCAAAAACTTAACAAAATCGCATATAAGCTTTGGAATTGATGGTGAGAGATGGATATTTACACATAGACAAAAAACAGAAAGTGCTTCTAAAATTCCAATCTTACCAGTTACACAAATGATTATTGATAAATACCAGAATCATCCACAAAGTAACAATCAAGAAAAATTACTTCCTATTTTATCTAATCAAAAAATGAATGCCTATTTAAAAGAAATAGCAACTGTTTGTGAGATTGAAAAAGAATTAACTTTTCACATTGCCCGTCATACTTTTGCGACAACTGTAACGCTTACAAATGGTGTACCAATTGAAAGCGTAAGTAAAATGCTTGGACATAAAAATTTGAGAACAACACAACATTACGCAAAAGTGTTGGATAGAAAAGTAAGTGAGGATATGAAAACTTTGAAAGATAAATTTAGTTCTAGTTTTAAGTTGAATAGTAAAGAAGCATAA
- a CDS encoding DUF5675 family protein — MVIHLTRTYFPYGTNGKLECEGKFICYTIELPWKNNEKRVSCIPVGKYFIRKRYSQKFKWHLEVLDVENRSFILFHPANNALRELNGCIAPVTKLSGPGLGLMSRKAFEKLKTLVYQALDNKESVELIVE, encoded by the coding sequence ATGGTTATTCATTTAACTAGAACTTATTTCCCTTACGGAACAAACGGAAAACTCGAATGTGAAGGTAAATTTATTTGTTATACGATTGAATTACCTTGGAAGAATAATGAAAAGAGAGTTTCCTGCATTCCGGTAGGGAAATATTTTATTAGAAAGCGATATAGTCAAAAATTCAAATGGCATTTAGAAGTTTTAGATGTAGAAAATAGAAGTTTTATTTTATTTCATCCTGCTAATAATGCATTAAGAGAATTGAATGGTTGTATTGCTCCGGTGACAAAACTTTCTGGTCCAGGATTAGGACTAATGTCACGAAAAGCATTTGAAAAGCTAAAAACGTTAGTTTATCAAGCTTTGGACAATAAAGAAAGTGTTGAATTGATTGTTGAATAG
- a CDS encoding DUF6943 family protein — MLKFVIKTYTKGTIYKNPHLFILNKGLNSGKPSNEPFTNSFVIIFENKEDFDNINLTAYALWKTKFWHQFLCGSVIPFLRLHDVRKEFPNKVNQEIKDHEEHLKNVQTLKLLEQSEKRFHENLNLINDMRKVILYRYCNR, encoded by the coding sequence ATGCTAAAATTTGTCATTAAAACCTACACTAAAGGAACGATTTACAAAAATCCACACCTATTCATTTTAAACAAAGGATTAAACAGTGGAAAGCCTTCAAATGAGCCATTCACAAATAGTTTTGTTATCATTTTCGAGAATAAAGAAGATTTTGACAACATCAATTTAACAGCTTATGCACTTTGGAAAACAAAATTCTGGCATCAGTTTCTTTGTGGTTCTGTAATTCCTTTTTTACGCTTACACGATGTTAGAAAAGAATTTCCAAACAAAGTAAATCAAGAGATAAAAGACCACGAAGAACACCTTAAAAACGTTCAAACTTTAAAGCTTTTAGAACAATCTGAAAAACGTTTCCATGAAAATCTAAATCTTATCAACGATATGCGTAAAGTCATTTTATATCGATATTGTAATAGATAA